One window of Athalia rosae chromosome 4, iyAthRosa1.1, whole genome shotgun sequence genomic DNA carries:
- the LOC105687666 gene encoding cytosolic Fe-S cluster assembly factor NUBP2 homolog has product MLEGVKHVVLVLSGKGGVGKSTVSTQLALTLKESGFKVGLLDVDLCGPSIPYLLHLEDKDVHQSTKGWVPVYADKEQRLAVMSIGFLLKNRNDGVVWRGPKKTGMIKQFLMDVVWEDIDYLIIDTPPGTSDEHITVMENLRSVKCDGAVIVTTPQAVAVDDVLREVTFCRKTGIPIIGIVENMSGFVCPTCSECSNIFSSGGGQSLAEMVKVPYLGRIPIDPAVGRLADKGQSILVTLPDSELARIFRKLIEQITRSKEA; this is encoded by the exons atgttAGAAGGAGTGAAACACGTTGTTTTAGTGTTATCGGGTAAAGGAGGTGTCGGGAAATCAACTGTAAGCACTCAGTTGGCACTGACATTGAAGGAATCTGGATTTAAG GTCGGTTTATTAGACGTTGATTTATGCGGTCCAAGTATACCGTATTTGTTACATTTGGAAGATAAAGATGTTCACCAGTCAACAAAGGG ATGGGTTCCAGTTTATGCAGACAAAGAGCAAAGACTAGCAGTTATGTCTATAGGATTCCTTTTAAAAAATCGTAATGATGGTGTTGTCTGGCGTGGACCAAAGAAAACTGGAATGATCAAGCAGTTTTTGATGGATGTTGTGTGGGAAGACATAGATTATCTAATTATTGACACACCGCCAGGAACCTCAGACGAACACATTACAGTCATGGAAAATTTGAG GTCAGTAAAATGCGATGGAGCAGTCATTGTTACTACACCTCAGGCAGTGGCAGTGGATGATGTATTGCGAGAAGTAACATTTTGCCGCAAAACTGGCATCCCAATTATTGGCATAGTGGAAAATATGAGCGGTTTTGTCTGCCCAACTTGCTCG GAATGCAGTAACATATTTTCATCTGGTGGTGGGCAATCTCTTGCCGAAATGGTGAAAGTTCCATACTTAGGAAGAATTCCGATTGACCCCGCAGTTGGTAGACTCGCAGATAAAGGTCAGAGTATTTTGGTCACGCTTCCCGATAGTGAGCTTGCCAGAATTTTCAGAAAGCTAATCGAACAGATCACCAGAAGCAAAGAAGCTTAA
- the LOC105687665 gene encoding signal recognition particle subunit SRP68, which translates to MVVQEENSEIDTETFGKEDVEVSNDEKIYSLEILKIIKDAQQQHGLRHSDYQRYRGYCSRRLRRLRKVLKVPQGDRRHFKRRDVVPAMVSDDKFLQVPLTMAERAWSYAMQLRQESNTEPRKKFHLISRLRKATAYSLQLQELIESVNCNARTKLEAQAYVAWMHGSLHFELQLWKPAMENLKKAQVVYEKLASALPDLEQIIYKAKVEELAPSLRYCAYNIGDTSAIDDLMQMRGQLSGELLASLDSLMAQTREKQSTAEEVTWRGKSCGTVPPRAAGLLISDSRLNQTLAKAPNNQAKIDLLEAHLIDCKDAIAAVREDFKVELKNRDSDKPNASQHLVTYLQYIRLSRTLERYLTLVKVAQESDKTKPQDIVRLYEAALHNLVEIAQLQEDEAYQKEQDAKTKGYRAFRCFYMAQSLANLHRWRDAMALYQRSFQHATDALKESTLLPDDLKNELQKLETLIEGAQYAAHAHSVLEEGQDEEPGVNKQTRSKKPLYERLHEYREDTSLLTKQPNVYKLPPPMQSIPCKPLFFDLAFNLAEFPDLSDKLGDQGKKSGQAGLTGFVKGLWGWGNK; encoded by the exons ATGGTGGTCCAGGAGGAGAATTCCGAAATAGACACCGAAACTTTCGGTAAAGAAGACGTCGAGGTGTCgaacgacgagaaaatttaCTCACTAGAAA ttttgaaaataatcaaagatGCCCAGCAACAGCATGGCCTAAGGCACAGCGACTATCAACGCTATAGAGGATATTGCTCTCGGCGATTACGTAGACTACGTAAAGTTCTGAAAGTGCCACAGGGTGACAGGCGTCATTTCAAACGTCGGGATGTCGTTCCTGCAATGGTCAGTGATGACAAGTTCTTACAAGTTCCATTGACAATGGCTGAGAGAGCTTGGAGCTATGCTATGCAATTACGCCAAGAGTCAAACACAGAacccagaaaaaaatttcatcttatCAGCAGACTCAGGAAAGCTACAGCTTATTCTCTGCAGTTGCAAGAACTGATTGAG AGTGTTAACTGTAATGCCCGCACTAAGCTGGAGGCTCAAGCTTACGTTGCTTGGATGCATGGCTCTCTTCATTTCGAGTTACAACTGTGGAAACCAGCAATGGAGAACTTGAAGAAGGCTCAAGTTGTTTACGAAAAATTAGCTTCGGCATTGCCAGACTTGgaacaaataatttataagGCTAAGGTTGAAGAGTTAGCTCCTAGTCTCAGATACTGTGCCTATAATATCGGGGATACTTCTGCTATTGATGATCTGATGCAGATGAGAGGGCAACTCAGTGGAGAATTGCTTGCTAGTTTAGATTCTTTGATGGCACAAACTCGGGAAAAACAATCAACTGCGGAGGAAGTAACATGGCGTGGTAAATCATGTGGAACTGTACCACCAAGAGCAGCTGGTTTATTAATATCAGACTCAAGATTGAATCAGACTCTTGCTAAGGCACCTAACAATCAAGCAAAGATTGATTTGCTAGAAGCTCATCTCATAGATTGTAAAGACGCTATAGCAGCTGTAAGAGAGGACTTCAAAGTTGAGCTGAAAAATCGTGACTCCGACAAACCTAATGCTTCACAGCACTTAGTAACATATTTGCAGTACATTAGATTATCAAGAACTTTGGAGAGATACTTGACTCTCGTGAAAGTGGCTCAGGAGTCTGACAAGACCAAGCCTCAGGATATCGTCAGATTGTATGAAGCAGCATTGCATAATCTTGTGGAAATTGCTCAACTTCAAGAAGATGAGGCTTATCAAAAAGAGCAGGATGCTAAAACTAAAGGTTATCGTGCGTTTAGATGTTTCTACATGGCTCAATCGTTGGCCAATCTTCATAGATGGCGAGATGCTATGGCCTTGTATCAAAGATCTTTTCAACACGCTACAGACGCACTCAAGGAATCTACCCTCTTACCGGATGATCTTAAAAATGAACTACAAAAATTAGAGACATTGATCGAAGGGGCTCAATATGCAGCTCATGCTCATAGCGTACTTGAAGAAGGTCAAGACGAAGAACCTGGTGTGAATAAGCAGACAAGAAGTAAGAAGCCTCTGTACGAACGGTTGCATGAATACAGAGAAGACACATCTCTTCTGACTAAACAACCAAATGTATACAAACTTCCACCGCCAATGCAGAGTATACCTTGTAAGCCCTTGTTCTTTGACTTGGCTTTCAATCTTGCTGAATTTCCTGATTTGTCTGATAAATTAGGAGATCAGGGGAAAAAATCAGGACAGGCTGGCCTTACTGGATTTGTTAAAGGCCTCTGGGGATGGGGAAATAAGTAA